In the genome of Synchiropus splendidus isolate RoL2022-P1 chromosome 2, RoL_Sspl_1.0, whole genome shotgun sequence, the window CTTGGTGCTGGCGGTGCTCGGCTGGGTGTTTGGGGCGCTGGTGTGTGCAGCTCCTCTTTGGCGAGTGTCTGCGTTTGTGGGTGGTGAGCTGGTGATCGCTCAGGTTCTCTGGGAGGGACTTTGGATGAATTGCTTGTCTCAGACCACCGGCCATATCCAGTGTAAGAGCTACGACTCCACCTTGGCTCTGTCCACCTACGCCCAGGCAGCGCGctgtctcactgtcctctccctgctgctctgtCTCCTGGCTCTCCTCTTCGGTGTGCTGGGTGCCAAATGCACTCACTGCATGGCGACCGCCAAGCAGGCCACCAAGGCTCAGCTGGCCAGAATATCGGCAGTGCTGTATATGGTGGCTGGGTTTGCCTACCTGATACCCATCAGCTGGACCGCCTACGCCATCGTCCGGGACTTTTACGATCCGAACGTGGCCGCGCCCCTCAAGAGGGAGTTGGGCCCTGCGTTGTATCTAGGCTGGGGGGCCAGCGTGCTTCTCCTCCTGGGCGGCGCACTTCTCTATATCGGCTCCactccagcaggaggcagcgTTCTGCCTGGCTTTACCAGGGCGGTGAGAGACAATCcaacctcagcagcagcagcggaagTGAAGGCACCAGAAAAGTCATTTGTGTAGTCCTTCTTTAGTATTGGTTCTTCACTGATGAGATCTTTGTTCAGTTATCCTAAAATATGGAGGGATTCAGATGTGtctttgtgttgtgagtcactGATGTTTTAAAACTATTGTCAATAAAAGTTTGTGGGTAATACCTATAATAATGATGCAGCTGGGTGTTGTCATGTTGACAAGGGTTGAATAATCTATGTATCCatgtttattcatgtgtgtCATTTACTCCGAGCAAATTCCACCGTGCCTCTGCCTGTGTATGTGAGCGGGAGGTCTGTGTACAGAAGAACACAATGTGCCCTCTGTCGGTCTGTTCTTGTGTGTGcactgatgttttatttatgaactTGTTAACACTCATGTAATTGACTTATTGcatgtgacaaacctgtgtttaTAAATTGGATGCGATGTTTGTACGTCCCACTTGAGCTGTGCTATCTtctttaataaagttttttttttttttacattaatgaTGGAgctgtttacttttgtttatGTCTCTCTCAATAAAAGCACAGTGCTTCACCAGACGATAAATGATTTGGTTAAAGCATTTCTATGAATCTATCAAGTGAAAACAGCGTTGAGATACCAAGTCAACATCTTCATAATCCCATTAACTGATCGGGATGTAAACCCTCAACTGGTCAGGAGTTAAACCATTAATCTACTCAAGGCCATAATTCCAAACAGATCACTGTGGACATGTGCGCTTTGCCTTGAGGGATGTTGAAGGAGAAGTCAGTCAAGTGTGATGCAGAGAGAGTCAACAACAGAGCTGCTGGAGAGCAAGTGTGTTTCTGCCCGCGGAGGCCAGACATGACACCATCAGTCCAGAGAAGACATGAATGTGATCGTTGTCACGAATGATGGAATggattgaaaacattttgtcaaagtttttttttttaagtaaaatattTTGATCACATTTAAAGAGCCAAAACCTCCCCGTCATGGATAGAACAAACACAATCTAATCTCTCTAGTCTAATTTAATCTCGGGGATTTAATGAAACTCTATTATCAATCGAATCTATTTTAGGAATAGATCTGGCCCGCTGTTCAACACCCTTCCCACCAGAGGGCGGTCAAACCCTttctggaaaacaaaataaaatactgtaaCATGCGTGTTACTTAATTTCGTTCTCCACATCATGGCGTTTCTTCCTCGCGTTATTAGTCCACCGATTCCTCaagttattattaatatgtGTCGATTCAAACAGAGCAGTGTGTAGCGTGGCTAAAATGTACTCCGAAACTCCTGCGTGTTACTGTCAACGACCGCCGTGTCTTCCTTTTAAAGAGACAGCGCGCGCTTCCGGTGTGCCCCCACGCAGGAATGCGTGGCAGCGGCTGCGTGTCGCTTTAACGGCAACATGACCGAGCGCCGATGGTAGTGGGCCGTGGAGCGTGCGCTGGTGGCTGTTAGCTTTCGGTAGCCCCCAGTCGACCTTTAGATCTGGAGCAAACAGGCAGCTCCTCCGTGCGCGCTGACAATTGGCTGCTCCGGCGTCTACTGACGGAGCCGCGCGTTCACGTGGACACGCGCACATGCTATGGCGACGGTGTGcgcgcagcagctggagcacaaAGTCCCAGGTTCGGTGCCTGACTTCACTCGGCGTGTTTGACCATTAACGACGCGGTCGGAGACGAAGTTGGTCTTGCAAGGGCGTGCGAGCACGAGCCCACCTTCGCTGCAGGAGCACCGTGCGCGGGACGCAGCCATGACTGAGAAGCGGGTGTCACGCTGGTACTTCGGCGGACTGGCGTCGTGTGGAGCCGCTTGCTGCACTCATCCTCTGGATCTGGTGAAGGTGAGCTGCGTGGAGGCCTGCGGGGCAGCTGTTTCCTCTTTGCTTCGCAACTTCTCCCTGACTTCGCGTGCGCCTGTCCCGCCGCGCGCTCGCTCTCTCTGCACGTATACGTCACATCGCTGCATATGTCAGCGACTTTCTGTACGATGGGGCATATAACATCATCCAGAGCAACTTGGTTTCAAAGCTCAGTGGATGCGTTCCGCAGTTGTCTCCTCAGGCGTTTCCAGACTTCTCCTCCACCGTGTCTCTGGCTGCTTCTGGTGGCTCTGTAATGTGGAAACCTGCTCGTGGGTCTGCCTGCACATGTCTGGAAAACCTCCACATGAGCCGGGATGAGCCAAGTTGTATCACAGATGCCTCAGTCTTAACTCCTCAGTTGGGATGCCACGGATGTGCTCACACGGTGGCTGGCGTGGCTGCAACATTAACTCCAGAGAGGTGGACAGTTCCATTTCCTTCTGGACCCGATTCCATTGGGTTGGCTGGTGGGCTGTCAAGCCGAGTAACAGAAGGAACAAATTACAttagggaggaaaaaaaaaacacttaaataaCAGGACCAAACAGAAACAAAGGGGAGTGTGTTTGATCtatgaaaattattatttgcAAGGGGTATTACAAACAAAATACTGAATTAAtttgaaatgttattattagatataatataaaaataaatgtttgcttctGCATTCTAACATTTGGAAACAAGTTTTTTTGGTTAAACCTTTGACGCAATTTTTCCATAAATCAATTCATGCAATCTCAAAAATAACAACACTATCAATTCACTGATTCATAAGCAGCATGAGGCCGACCCCAAAAATTCCCTCAACTTATCGATTGATCTGTGCAAGACGTGTGATCTTTAGAGGCTCTGCTTTGAAGGTGAAAACTgatgtttgcttgttttctctTCCCCTCACTCTGCTGTGTGGTTCCTGACTCTGTCACTCCCAGCATCACATGACCCAGATGAAGCTATGTGACACTCAGGAAGTCATGTGCAGCGTAATTGTGTGGAGAAGCAAAATGGTCAGCACATGCTCTTTTGTTTTCGAGCCTTGTCGGGGAACACTTGAACGACACAGCAGATCTATACGCATGTAATTGTGTGAACATTGGTTCTGATGAGTGTAGACATGTTATAGTGATGTTTATCTGATGAAATAAGATAAGGCCTTATTGATAATCCTGCAAGAAATCTCATTGAAGTCCCTTGCTAGAAGCTTCTCGCTCTCTGGGCTGATAAAATTGGAAGCTCGTGCTGTGAAGGTTGAGCGCTGACTTGGCGCAGAGGAAGTGCCCTGACCCTGTCACACCACTGCTATCAAGGCCAGTTGTGGCTTTATaaactgactcactcactcctCAGACTCGCTTAACTTTCACTCTTATATAACAGCTGATATAACTTGTTACACTTCTGCCACGTCTATGTGTTTATTCACTGACATGAAGTGGGCGTGCGTCCAATTCAATTATTCAATAGAGTCTTAATTGGTTGACTGCTCTTGGGCCCTCAAAAACaacgtcaacaacaacaacagggcTTCTCAACTCTAAAGTTTGGGGTTTCTATCAATAAAAGGAACAGCAGTTCAGGCTCGGCTAGTTCCAAGTGCTTGCATATGGGATTTCGCAATGCTAACTAAAACCAGACCTCATGCAGACTGAGTTGTTGAATTCACCACGTTTTAAAGGCATAAATGTGACATCTGTGATAGCATTCTGTAAAGCACAATTCACTGTTTTCTGTTGGATCTTGAAGTTATGAAAAGAAATGCCTGAATATAACTGACAACAATTGACTCCCACATACA includes:
- the LOC128754339 gene encoding claudin-4-like, whose translation is MASTGLQLVGLVLAVLGWVFGALVCAAPLWRVSAFVGGELVIAQVLWEGLWMNCLSQTTGHIQCKSYDSTLALSTYAQAARCLTVLSLLLCLLALLFGVLGAKCTHCMATAKQATKAQLARISAVLYMVAGFAYLIPISWTAYAIVRDFYDPNVAAPLKRELGPALYLGWGASVLLLLGGALLYIGSTPAGGSVLPGFTRAVRDNPTSAAAAEVKAPEKSFV